CGCCCCGTATTACACAAAATGGTCTCGACAAACTGATACCACGCATGATACCCTTGTTTGAACGTCAGCTCAAAGCACTGGACGCTGATAGGGGAGATGAAGCAAGGGAAGAGATAAGTACCTATCGCGTGCTGAGTACAGGAAGCATACTGGCGTCTCCGGATGTGCAGGTGCCAGCTGAGATCTTCAGCAGATTAGTGACAGACTCTCTGATGGCAATACGCGCACTCGGTGCACGTGGACTGATCAATCACGGTGCACGTGTTGATGATAAAGTGCTGAAGAGTATTCTGAATGACTATAATGTTGGCTATGATTTCTTCAGTGACATGGAGAATGATAAGCAACTTCCCAGGCTGAATCACCTGCTAACCCAGGAGCTGGTGGGGCAATTGTTGTTAACCTATTACCTGACGCAGGTATTTGATGAAATCAGTATAACAGACATCGAAGTGGTGACCCGCATAAAAGTACAGGAAGAGAAGAAGCCGGCAGAATGGCTGATCTTATACCGGTACAAAGAGACCGAAAGTGAAGACTGGACATATATCTTCAGCGGTCCGCAGCCGCTTGATACCAAAAAGTTCAATACAGATCCGGACCTGTTCCATACTGTGGAGGATGCTGAAATAGTGAAGAATAAAAAAGCACTGACAGCAGAAGCGATGAAAGCGTATAAAGAATACCTGGAGGAGCAGCACCGCCATGAAGAAGAATAATGGTACGAAATAGATATGTAGCTGCACAACGCCGCCGGTATATTCCGGCGGCGTTGTGTTTTACCAGCTGTTGTTCGTAGGTCTTTTGGTGATCCTTTTAATGAATATGAAGTTGCCCTGCTACTTGAATTTTAATAGAGTAATTTGTTCCGTTAAATGGTAAAAGTATATGCTTGATGTTAAACAGCCGATTGTTATTGCTATATTGTAAACCATAGACACATATCTCTCGTTATCTATAAAATGTTTGTATGGCAATATTCCACCCAACCCGTTATTTCTTCATAAGATGGCTGTCGATCTTTATAGTAGTGTTGTCGGCCGGTAAAAGCATGGGACAGATCACGCCAGCCCGTATCCAGGACATACTGGACACAGAGGTCGCGCATAAAAGAACGCCTGGTATTATCCTCGGTATGATTGATTCTACCGGAAAACGGACTGTCTTCAGTGCGGGTATACAGAGTGAAGTACATCGGGTGAAGCCCGATACCGGCACCATGTACGAGATCGGCTCAGTGACAAAAGTATTTACTTCCCTGATACTGGCAGATATGAGCCTGAGTGGGGAGTTAAACCTGGATGACCCCATTTCAAAGTTTCTGCCGGATTCAGTAAAGGCACCAACATGGAATGGGCAGCCCATTACCTTGCTGAACCTGTCCTGTCATGCTACCGGTGGTTTTCCCCGTATGCCGGATAACTACCGGGGTACTGATGAAGCGAATCCGTTTGCTGACTATACAACCGCCGAATTATTTGATTATATCTCCCGGTTTAAGCTGACGAATGCCCCAGGTTCCCGTTTCAGCTACTCTAACAGTGGTTATGGGTTATTAGGCCATATTCTGGCGCAAACAGCGCATATGAGTTATGAAGATATGGTGAAGGACCGTATCTGTCAGGTGCTGGGGATGCCGAACACCACCATCGTATTAAATGCCGGACAGCAGGCCCGCCTGGCTACGCCGCACAATGAATACGGACGTATGGTGCATAACTGGGAGATGCCGGCCATTGCTGGTACCGGTGCATTACGTGCTAACCTGGCGGATCTGATGACTTTTGCGGAAGCACATTTGTTGCTGAATAAGACAACATTGTCCCGTGCCGTAAAGCTGACACATATTCCCCGTGTATTCAAAGGGAAGACCGAAGGAGATGTAACGATGGGGTGGACGACATTTGAAGAGAAGGGGCATCATTTCCTGTGGAAGGATGGTACGACCGCAGGTTACCGATCACTGGTCCTACTGGACCTGCATAAGAAAATGGGGGTAGTCATCTTGTCTAATTCCCTGAACCCGATCAATGACATCGCCTATCATGTAATAGATGACAGGCAGTATCCTTTACGTCCCTATCAATATAAGTGGGCATTACTCGATACCATCAGCACCACAATTACATCTTCCGGAGTGGATGCCGCTATCAGACTGTACGAACAACTGAAGGTAAACCATGATGCCAGGTTCGTGTTTGAAGAAGCGCAGCTGAACAATATCGGCAATGACCTGCGCCTGGCTGGTAAGATGGAAGACGCGATAAAGATCCATCAGCTGAATAGGAAAGAGTATCCGGCATCAGCTTCGGTATACGAAAGTTTGGGAGAAACTTATAGAAGAAGTGGTCAGCCTGCACAGGCTGTAAAGTACTATGAGCAGTCTCTTGGTATCAATGGAGATAATCCACATCTCGTGTGGATGCTGGGACAATTGAAGAAAGGTGTTCCTTTCTAGATCGTTTTATAAATGCCGGAACATGCTCACATGATCCGGCATTTTTATCCGCTAATCGTTATCCTGCTTTTCAGGATTTCCGCTTTTCTTTTGTTTCTCTTTCACCTCTTCATCACTTTCCCCGAAATTATCATCTCCGAGTTCCTCGAGCTTTTTCATGATAGAAGAAATAGGCCCTTCCATATGTTCCTGCGGTTCAGGTCCCAGTGTTTCAGGATCAGGCTGAATAGCTGCATCTTCATTATTTTTTTTGGGATCTTTGGTTTTTGGATCATTGTTTATCATAACACGATGGGTTTGTTTCATATTTATAGATAATAAAATCATGCCAGGGGGAAGTAAGTAACGAACCGGTCTGCTGCTCCTGTATAATGCATTTGGCTCTTATCAGCAGACTGAAGGTTTGAATTTCGTAAGCAACACTTTGATATTCGTAAGTGACGGCATGAGGAGTCGGAGTACCTTTACAATCAGCAAATAAATACAACAGCAATGACATTAACAGGTAATAAGATCCTCATTACGGGCGGTGCCAGCGGCATCGGTCTGGGTTTGACGGAGCGGTTTCTGCAGGAAGGAAATGAAGTGATTGTGTGTGGCAGAAGGGAGTCCGTATTACAGGAATTACAAGACAAGCACAACGGCGTGATCATAAGAGTGTGCGATCTGTCTTCAGCAGAAGAGAGGATTGCATTGCTTGACTGGGTGAAAGAGGAGCATAGTGACCTGAACGTATTAGTCAATAATGCGGGTATTCAGCAATGGATGAATATTACAGATGCTGACTTTTATCAGCGCGCTAAGGAGGAAATTGCGACAAATGTGGAAGCGCCTGTACATCTGACGGCATTATTCAGCAATCTGCCTTCTTTGAATACAATTATAAACGTCACTTCCGGACTCTCATTCGTACCATTTACCAGGGTGCCGGTTTATAGTGCCACCAAGGCATTCTTCCATTCATTTACGCACTCCAGCCGTTATCTGCTGAAGGGAAAGGGTATTGAAGTGATCGAGATGATCCCGCCTGCATTGAATACAGATCTGGGTGGTAAAGGACTGCATGATGCAGCACCCCCGGTAAGTGATTTTATTGACGCTGTGTTTAAACAGATGGCCGCAGGAGAGACGGAGCTGTCATTTGGCTTTAGTGAGGCCATGGTAAAGGCTGGTCCACAGGAGATCCAGGGTGCATTTAACAGGCTGAATCCAGTGATATAATATTCTACAGCTAAATAATAAGGAAAAGGTATCCGCCGCGGCGAATACCTTTTTTTGTGTGGATAGGATATGTCAGTTAACTATTTTAAGACTGATCGTCTTTGCTTTAAATTGCTTTAAGGTATAATAAACAATGCCGAACATCGCGCCGAAGGAAATAGTAAATGCCCATACTGATAAATGCTCATGCGGCAGGAATACATGACTGGCAATTGTTTGTAATAACGTCTGCGGGTTCGTGACCGTATCCCAGGTATTGAAGCGCAGGTATCGCCCAATATACACGCCATAGCCACATAGAATGAAACTTAATATGATCAGCCGGTTCACCCGTTTTCTCTGCATATGCCCCAACAGGAACTGCTCTACCTGCATCAGCGATACGATCCCCAGTAACAATCCATTCCATGCGCCGGTCGTGACCAGCAGCAGGTCAAACCACTTGGGAACAGGTGGCTTTTCCGTATAATGAAAAATATCGGTGATCAGATAGGCTGCATTGGGGAAGAATGCCAGCCAGCCTGTCAGCAGCAGTAATGCGCCTCCGTTGTATTTATTCCGCCGCAGTAACACATGGCTAAACACAAGCGGTAAGACCGCCAGGAAAGTATTCCATATATAGAATATATAAGTCAGTTCCTTGGTATATGCAATACGTACCACCAGCAGTGTCATAGTAAATGCCACAGCTACCATTAACATTTTTTCCAGAGAAGAGAGATGTCTGATCATAAATATCGCTGACTATTTATATAGGTATATACTACTTGTTAAAGTACTTTGGTTTTCAAAGTATATAGGTAAAAAAAGATGGCCTTTTGGCCAACTTTGAGATACAAAGTAAGATCATTTAAGTGAGATCAGGAAGATGAATTATTTATAAAAGTGTTAAAATTTTCAATCTAGCAGGTAAGATCATTTTTCTGCCAGCGGAGTAAGCCGGAGATCCCCGGGTAGGTAACGTTTGGTACGCACTTCCCCATCTACCATCAGGAAATAGAGATACGTTTTGTCATTCTCATGGTAGCCAATACTAATAATATACCCTGTGCGTTCTGTTTTTACATTCGGCCCGACGATGGTAGTGACCCGTTGTCCGACCTTATACTCAGCTTTTGACTTAGGTTTATCCCTGTTGATCAGCTCCGCGAAATAGCGCACCATCTCCTCGGCATCTCCCAGGATCAGCATCCGTATCACAGCATTGAAGAAATCGTCGCCATACCTGCATGCCAGGCCCGTAGAAATAGTCTTTTCGATCACCAGTTCTTCTTTCGGAGTAAATGTCCCGTCCCAGTAACGATGCTCCACACTAAATACCTGTATGATAGTTTTCCAATCTGGTGTATCTCTCCATCTTATAATCGTTGATTTATCAATCTGAAAGGAATAAAGTGTCTCATCTGTACCATATCTTGGACGCGATAGCTTTTTATAAAAGCTGATCATGGCAGTCAGTTTAATTGGATTGTGCTGTGTCCATCTGATCACCGCACCGAATCCAAGTTGCAGTTCAGCGGTGCAATAGATCCTGTTTTTAGGCTTCCATTGTGGGTTGGGATAAGACAGTATATTATGTCTTTTTGCAAAAAGGGTAATGTGCTGAAACATGGTTCATCAGGTTTTCTACAAGTATAGGATGTTGGTAAAATAGTAAAAGGCTGACACTAAGACCAGCCTTTTACCTTAATTATTGCTTTGGATAACATTTACATAAATCTGTTCCGGCAGGCTGGCAAACACATATTCCGTTACTTCACAAAGCCACATTTCCTGGTTAACAGGTGTTCCTCTGAACGTTTCCATCAGGTAGTTGCCGCCGCCGATAGACTGTTGTAAGTTCTCTATCAGCCTGATGATGTCGGCTCCTTCAAATGGGG
The DNA window shown above is from Chitinophaga agri and carries:
- a CDS encoding serine hydrolase — its product is MAIFHPTRYFFIRWLSIFIVVLSAGKSMGQITPARIQDILDTEVAHKRTPGIILGMIDSTGKRTVFSAGIQSEVHRVKPDTGTMYEIGSVTKVFTSLILADMSLSGELNLDDPISKFLPDSVKAPTWNGQPITLLNLSCHATGGFPRMPDNYRGTDEANPFADYTTAELFDYISRFKLTNAPGSRFSYSNSGYGLLGHILAQTAHMSYEDMVKDRICQVLGMPNTTIVLNAGQQARLATPHNEYGRMVHNWEMPAIAGTGALRANLADLMTFAEAHLLLNKTTLSRAVKLTHIPRVFKGKTEGDVTMGWTTFEEKGHHFLWKDGTTAGYRSLVLLDLHKKMGVVILSNSLNPINDIAYHVIDDRQYPLRPYQYKWALLDTISTTITSSGVDAAIRLYEQLKVNHDARFVFEEAQLNNIGNDLRLAGKMEDAIKIHQLNRKEYPASASVYESLGETYRRSGQPAQAVKYYEQSLGINGDNPHLVWMLGQLKKGVPF
- a CDS encoding SDR family oxidoreductase yields the protein MTLTGNKILITGGASGIGLGLTERFLQEGNEVIVCGRRESVLQELQDKHNGVIIRVCDLSSAEERIALLDWVKEEHSDLNVLVNNAGIQQWMNITDADFYQRAKEEIATNVEAPVHLTALFSNLPSLNTIINVTSGLSFVPFTRVPVYSATKAFFHSFTHSSRYLLKGKGIEVIEMIPPALNTDLGGKGLHDAAPPVSDFIDAVFKQMAAGETELSFGFSEAMVKAGPQEIQGAFNRLNPVI
- a CDS encoding DUF1361 domain-containing protein, which encodes MIRHLSSLEKMLMVAVAFTMTLLVVRIAYTKELTYIFYIWNTFLAVLPLVFSHVLLRRNKYNGGALLLLTGWLAFFPNAAYLITDIFHYTEKPPVPKWFDLLLVTTGAWNGLLLGIVSLMQVEQFLLGHMQRKRVNRLIILSFILCGYGVYIGRYLRFNTWDTVTNPQTLLQTIASHVFLPHEHLSVWAFTISFGAMFGIVYYTLKQFKAKTISLKIVN
- a CDS encoding DUF6717 family protein; the encoded protein is MRKTFRFYKTPENRWYIDLPEWQDDIAALEMVLGADTMLDKVSGYTDECLVEMSDAPFEGADIIRLIENLQQSIGGGNYLMETFRGTPVNQEMWLCEVTEYVFASLPEQIYVNVIQSNN